A window from Culex pipiens pallens isolate TS chromosome 3, TS_CPP_V2, whole genome shotgun sequence encodes these proteins:
- the LOC120418270 gene encoding E3 ubiquitin-protein ligase TRIM37-like encodes MQSTKSLFLPCEYCPVGTVFKADIACCRECKAILFITCPHDGFDLEVQRCTDCTDRIFSESTMCGFHFREMHYFCLDCVRGVCSECLVPSAAHGGHRFQKLGTLYTINMKQVLRMMSNLSVSISNTNIVKRQIAKNLELVEVNEQSLLADLEGLYETAKQSIRASAIQRKTALKEKLAVDFAAPRDILEREIYSLSKYELIKLHPALIKHITQQMAACVGYTHQEVDSYGFECPLIPRLTLSTVRIDNITKRKVPVQLAITDSSGFPWTAMVAVFPWISVQLFPKDETLECFPHRVVFEIVHRDLAKTLRRSFTITDLCEEMTLCEDVKFLRANGFLLQNNVIVLRIGIRSSSLVVENELLKVQQEKKQEATMELEEESSEQNVCCSSFLHLPLSENEAEEVPSSVRIHSDAITDAFGHRWCLRVKRVARSVRSKIRVMLGVYIVQLDTVRCRCKYFIILHNKDPSKRMYTSGEEEFSAMDQNFGKNACIDVADLTEESGFVFDGMLRFQFGVTPITSNGTVIEVAHFTESNQLVTKTILK; translated from the exons ATGCAGTCGACCAAGTCACTCTTCCTGCCGTGCGAATACTGTCCCGTGGGCACGGTGTTCAAGGCGGATATCGCATGCTGCCGGGAGTGCAAGGCTATTTTGTTCATAACCTGCCCGCATGATGGATTCGATCTTGAAGTTCAGCGCTGCACGGATTGCACAGATCGCATCTTCAGTGAATCGACGATGTGCGGTTTCCATTTTCGGGAAATGCATTACTTTTGTCTGGATTGTGTCCGGGGTGTCTGCTCCGAGTGCTTAGTGCCGAGCGCTGCTCACGGAGGTCACCGATTTCAGAAGTTGGGGACCCTGTACACGATCAA CATGAAGCAGGTCCTTCGCATGATGAGCAATCTATCTGTTTCCATTAGCAACACGAACATTGTCAAGAGGCAGATTGCGAAGAATCTGGAGTTGGTGGAAGTCAACGAGCAGAGCCTGTTGGCCGATTTGGAGGGATTGTACGAAACGGCCAAGCAAAGCATCCGTGCGTCGGCGATTCAGCGCAAAACCGCGTTGAAGGAGAAGCTGGCCGTTGATTTTGCGGCGCCGCGTGATATCTTGGAGAGAGAAATCTATTCTCTCTCCAAGTACGAACTTATTAAGCTTCATCCCGCCCTAATTAAGCATATCACCCAGCAGATGGCCGCTTGCGTTGGATATACCCACCAGGAAGTGGACTCGTACGGATTCGAATG CCCACTGATTCCGCGGTTGACCCTCTCTACGGTTCGTATCGACAATATCACGAAGCGCAAGGTTCCGGTGCAGCTCGCCATCACCGACAGTTCCGGATTTCCGTGGACAGCGATGGTTGCCGTTTTTCCGTGGATCAGCGTTCAGTTGTTCCCCAAGGATGAGACCCTGGAATG CTTTCCGCATCGCGTGGTCTTTGAGATTGTTCACCGGGACCTGGCCAAAACGTTACGCCGATCGTTCACGATCACGGACCTATGCGAAGAGATGACTTTGTGTGAAGATGTGAAGTTCCTGCGAGCGAACGGCTTTTTGCTGCAGAATAACGTTATCGTGTTGCGTATCGGGATCCGGTCCAGCTCGCTGGTCGTCGAGAACGAATTGCTGAAGGTGCAGCAAGAGAAAAAGCAGGAGGCCACCATGGAGCTGGAAGAAGAGTCCTCGGAACA AAACGTGTGCTGCTCGAGTTTCTTGCATTTGCCGCTGTCGGAAAACGAGGCGGAAGAAGTTCCAAGCTCGGTCCGCATCCATTCCGATGCCATCACGGACGCCTTCGGTCACAGGTGGTGCCTCCGTGTCAAGCGCGTCGCGCGGAGTGTCCGCTCCAAGATTCGCGTCATGCTCGGGGTGTACATCGTGCAGCTGGACACGGTTCGGTGCCGCTGCAAATACTTCATCATTCTTCACAACAAAGATCCGTCGAAGCGAATGTACACTTCCGGCGAGGAGGAATTTTCAGCCATGGATCAAAACTTTGGCAAGAACGCCTGCATTGACGTTGCCGATCTGACAGAAGAGTCCGGATTCGTGTTTGATGGGATGCTGCGCTTCCAATTTGGCGTGACGCCGATTACATCCAACGGAACGGTTATCGAGGTGGCGCACTTCACCGAATCTAACCAGCTCGTTACCAAGACCATCCTGAAGTAA
- the LOC120418273 gene encoding probable small nuclear ribonucleoprotein G gives MSKAHPPELKKYMDKRLSLKLNGGRVVSGILRGFDPFMNVVVDESIEECKDGTRNNIGMVVIRGNSIIMVEALDRI, from the exons ATGTCGAAGGCTCATCCCCCAGAGTTGAAAAA ATACATGGACAAGCGACTGTCGCTGAAGCTTAACGGTGGCCGCGTTGTGTCCGGTATTTTGCGAGGCTTCGATCCGTTCATGAACGTGGTCGTCGACGAGAGCATCGAAGAGTGCAAGGACGGCACCCGGAACAACATCGGCATGGTG GTCATCCGAGGCAACAGTATCATCATGGTGGAGGCACTGGATCGAatataa
- the LOC120418234 gene encoding uncharacterized protein LOC120418234: protein MAESIDALDQCCQAAKAKVSRIRKAILDAKQDHTKFAYNALKLYAKQVDAAYDEYNSFTNRIYLVDPKKKQEFETKFIEFEELYEFVRIALSEMMQQYKDAEKAAAEVAAFEREKQLLALKFRNDAVAVTNVPANPVPYQIPPSLLLQQTPLPTFDGQYDQWHKFKARFCDIVNRCTADSPATKLHYLDKALVGDAQGVIDEQTLNDNNYEGAWRILIERYENIPMVVHGHVTKLLNLKPMARESSLELRRLLDDCTKRVESLEFHKLKMDKMAEAIVITLLTSKLDPSTRRSWEASCDYGKLPVFKDTVAFLRKHSHVLERCEQSSTVTKPKVAALRTQTPTVTSKAHSVTVSKTNEGCAVCGATHSVEACGAFKKLIVEERYSKAKQFGLCFLCLNRGHRTNTCKKTDLCTACKKKHHALLHPDEKKLDTPEAGRQEASSSSPKPPLTAAKCSIPNERPKSLHLQTKQVLLATAVVLAYDSSGAAHKCRVLLDSGAMANFMSTRMAELLRLRKESANVPIDGVNGMKTVVKYKVSAKVVSRTTSFETTLEYLIVPRVTGALPAMKIDPKGWHIPESMLLADPKFYEPARVDMLVGAELFFDVLREGKLKLAPNLPLLQESQLGWLVSGPVAETADIGTVKVCHVGALDNPEEQLTELLRRFWTIDELGGDASPKPEDTCELNFLETHRRTNDGRYVVKLPFRENVGELGESREQAMRRFVALERRLEKYPVMKQMYVDFINEYLELGHCRVVTSAEPTNADAYYLPHHCVIKPDSSTTKLRVVFDASAKSSTDLSLNDVMEIGPTVQDSLFNILLRFRLHKFVFTADVPKMYRQVIVDEAHRKYQRILWRDNAGQPIKELELNTVTYGTAAAPFLATRAIVQLARDEQKDFPVASKVVEECFYVDDVLTGADSLPEAKELQRDLIALLERGGFQLHKWCANDESLLEDIPVDAQEQQFNLDDCNASGVVKTLGILWDPVGDEFMYHVQPFNGCSEVPTKQMVLSEMSKLFDPHGLLAPTILIAKLLMQQLWQANVGWKDPIPQEQLRTWNRFRSELSCLNSLRINRRITVDDAVDVELHGYADASKVAYGCSIYLKSFKRDGTTEMQLICGKSRVAPMKELQRNEKQDATPDEQTIPRLELCAALLLAEILEKVRETLAIPIEKVKLWSDSKIVLCWLKRMKPGTPVFVQNRVKKILKLFPAHMWHYISTLHNPADLVSRGVFPAELIHCDGWWFGPVEHAEPWQQNCEAELEPEEHEEPHQVVAAVLPNEPKKQLDPYDVILEQSDYRRLQRVFAHLTRFIFNCRSKQNKVARRTGRLGGRDFGEAQRAMVSVVQQFVYKDEIDCIQKNRAVKGKLRNLNPIYDKDDKLLRVGGRIRNSDLPKDQKHPMILPENNHFTEILIKALHKEHLHVGLNGLLAVIRRRFWPVNAKRTIHRVLKGCVDCFRVNPTDVQQYMGDLPSCRVTASQPFARTGMDYAGPFYVKVGRMRSKVKVYVCLFVCMAIKAVHLELVGSLTTEGFLAALQRFVNRRGTPSELYSDNGTNFRGGNRELSELVELLRSQILQEKVDAFCQPRGITWNFNPPKAPHQGGIWEANVKCMKSHLCKTLTESYLNFEELNTLLIQVEGILNSRPLVQLTDDPFDYEALSPGHFLVGRELTAVAEPLYDDWKESSLSRYQLVQKRMQHFWKRWSSEYVTGLQKRGKWYKEPALLRKGMLVLLKEDNVPPKTWKLGRIIETHPGKDGIVRVITVRTGNGVYKRPTTQVAVLPIDDNTVPAES, encoded by the coding sequence ATGGCCGAAAGCATCGATGCGTTGGACCAGTGCTGCCAGGCAGCCAAGGCAAAAGTGAGTCGTATTCGGAAGGCGATTTTGGATGCAAAACAGGACCACACAAAGTTTGCGTACAATGCCCTCAAATTGTATGCGAAGCAAGTCGACGCGGCCTACGATGAGTACAACAGCTTCACGAATCGCATCTACCTCGTCGATCCAAAGAAGAAGCAAGAATTTGAGACGAAGTTCATCGAATTCGAGGAACTCTACGAGTTCGTCCGGATCGCTCTGAGCGAGATGATGCAGCAGTACAAGGACGCCGAAAAGGCTGCGGCAGAGGTGGCTGCCTTTGAGAGGGAGAAACAACTGCTCGCGCTGAAGTTCCGCAACGATGCTGTCGCAGTTACTAACGTCCCAGCGAACCCTGTGCCGTACCAAATTCCACCTTCGTTGCTGTTGCAGCAGACGCCTTTGCCGACCTTTGACGGTCAGTACGACCAGTGGCACAAATTCAAAGCAAGGTTTTGCGACATTGTGAATCGGTGCACGGCGGATTCCCCAGCGACAAAACTCCATTATCTGGACAAGGCGTTGGTCGGAGATGCACAGGGAGTGATCGACGAGCAAACCCTCAACGACAATAACTACGAGGGCGCCTGGAGAATTCTAATCGAGCGGTACGAGAACATCCCAATGGTGGTCCATGGTCACGTCACGAAGCTTCTGAACCTGAAGCCGATGGCCAGGGAGTCATCGCTGGAACTACGGAGGCTGCTCGACGACTGCACGAAGCGTGTGGAATCCCTAGAGTTCCACAAACTAAAGATGGACAAGATGGCTGAGGCCATCGTGATCACGCTGCTGACCTCGAAGCTGGACCCGAGTACCCGACGCAGCTGGGAGGCATCGTGTGACTACGGAAAGCTGCCGGTGTTCAAGGACACGGTGGCATTTTTGCGAAAGCACTCACACGTGTTGGAGCGGTGTGAGCAAAGCAGTACGGTGACAAAACCCAAAGTGGCGGCACTGAGGACCCAGACTCCAACCGTCACAAGTAAGGCGCACTCGGTGACGGTCTCGAAGACGAATGAAGGTTGTGCCGTGTGCGGAGCTACTCACTCGGTCGAAGCTTGTGGCGCATTCAAAAAGCTGATCGTCGAAGAACGATACTCGAAGGCAAAGCAGTTTGGATTGTGCTTCCTGTGCCTGAATCGTGGCCATCGCACAAATACTTGCAAGAAGACCGATCTGTGCACAGCTTGCAAGAAGAAGCACCACGCGCTGCTGCATCCTGACGAGAAGAAACTCGATACGCCCGAAGCAGGACGGCAGGAGGCGAGTTCCAGTAGCCCGAAACCACCGCTGACGGCGGCGAAGTGTTCGATCCCGAACGAACGACCGAAGAGTCTGCATCTGCAGACGAAGCAGGTGTTGCTGGCGACGGCAGTTGTGTTGGCGTACGACTCCAGTGGCGCCGCGCACAAGTGTCGAGTGCTACTCGACTCCGGAGCGATGGCGAACTTCATGTCAACACGGATGGCGGAACTGCTGCGACTGCGAAAGGAGAGTGCTAACGTCCCTATAGACGGAGTGAACGGGATGAAGACCGTAGTGAAGTACAAAGTGAGTGCTAAAGTGGTATCCAGAACAACCAGTTTCGAGACGACGTTGGAGTACTTGATTGTCCCCCGAGTGACTGGCGCTTTACCAGCGATGAAGATCGATCCGAAGGGCTGGCACATTCCCGAGTCGATGCTGCTGGCCGACCCCAAGTTCTACGAGCCAGCGCGGGTCGATATGCTCGTCGGCGCCGAGCTATTTTTTGACGTGCTCCGAGAAGGTAAACTAAAACTGGCCCCCAATCTACCTCTGCTTCAAGAAAGCCAACTCGGTTGGCTTGTCTCTGGACCTGTGGCCGAAACTGCGGATATCGGCACCGTGAAGGTGTGTCACGTTGGGGCACTGGACAATCCTGAGGAGCAACTGACCGAACTGCTGCGGCGGTTCTGGACCATCGACGAGCTCGGAGGTGACGCGTCGCCTAAGCCTGAAGACACGTGTGAGTTGAACTTCCTGGAAACTCACCGCAGAACGAACGATGGTCGCTACGTGGTGAAATTGCCGTTCCGCGAGAACGTTGGGGAGCTCGGGGAATCCCGAGAGCAAGCGATGCGGCGGTTCGTGGCGCTAGAGCGCCGCTTGGAGAAATACCCGGTGATGAAACAAATGTACGTCGACTTCATCAACGAGTATCTGGAACTGGGTCACTGCCGAGTGGTGACAAGTGCCGAGCCAACGAACGCAGACGCCTACTACCTTCCGCACCATTGCGTGATCAAGCCGGACAGCTCCACAACAAAATTGCGTGTGGTATTTGACGCCTCAGCGAAGAGCAGCACAGATTTGTCGTTGAACGATGTGATGGAGATCGGACCCACGGTGCAAGACTCGTTGTTCAACATTCTCTTGAGATTTCGCTTGCACAAGTTCGTGTTCACCGCCGATGTCCCGAAAATGTACCGGCAGGTAATAGTCGACGAAGCTCACCGGAAGTATCAACGGATCCTGTGGAGGGACAACGCTGGTCAGCCGATCAAGGAATTGGAGTTGAACACAGTCACTTACGGGACAGCagcagcacccttcttggcgactCGAGCGATTGTACAGCTGGCACGAGATGAGCAGAAAGATTTTCCGGTTGCGAGCAAGGTCGTCGAGGAGTGCTTCTACGTTGATGATGTGCTAACTGGGGCTGACTCACTTCCGGAAGCAAAGGAGCTTCAAAGAGATTTGATCGCGCTGTTGGAGAGAGGAGGGTTCCAGCTCCATAAATGGTGTGCTAACGACGAATCGCTGCTTGAGGATATCCCAGTTGACGCTCAGGAGCAACAGTTCAACCTCGACGATTGCAATGCCAGCGGCGTTGTAAAAACGCTCGGAATCTTGTGGGATCCAGTCGGAGATGAGTTTATGTACCACGTTCAACCCTTCAACGGCTGCTCTGAAGTTCCGACGAAGCAAATGGTTTTGTCTGAAATGTCAAAACTTTTCGATCCCCACGGCCTGCTTGCACCAACCATTCTGATCGCGAAACTCCTGATGCAGCAACTTTGGCAAGCGAATGTGGGATGGAAGGACCCGATTCCGCAGGAGCAGCTTCGAACCTGGAACCGATTTCGATCTGAGCTAAGCTGCCTGAACTCGCTGCGGATCAATCGGCGAATCACTGTTGACGATGCGGTTGATGTGGAGCTGCACGGGTACGCCGACGCGTCCAAGGTGGCGTACGGGTGCTCGATATACCTGAAAAGCTTCAAGCGAGACGGAACGACGGAGATGCAGCTGATCTGCGGGAAGTCGCGTGTCGCGCCAATGAAGGAGCTGCAGCGGAACGAGAAGCAGGATGCAACGCCTGACGAGCAGACGATTCCGCGGCTTGAGCTGTGTGCTGCGTTGTTGCTAGCCGAAATCCTTGAAAAAGTGCGCGAAACCTTAGCAATACCTATCGAAAAGGTTAAGCTCTGGTCCGACTCGAAGATAGTGCTGTGTTGGTTGAAACGAATGAAGCCTGGTACGCCAGTGTTCGTGCAAAATCGTGTGAAGAAGATCCTGAAGCTGTTTCCTGCTCACATGTGGCACTACATCTCGACGCTGCACAACCCTGCGGATTTGGTGTCGCGTGGGGTCTTTCCGGCAGAATTGATCCACTGCGATGGTTGGTGGTTCGGTCCCGTTGAGCACGCTGAACCGTGGCAGCAGAACTGCGAAGCGGAATTGGAACCGGAAGAACACGAGGAACCTCACCAGGTTGTCGCTGCAGTTCTACCCAACGAGCCGAAGAAACAGCTGGACCCATACGACGTGATTTTGGAACAAAGCGACTATCGCAGACTGCAGCGTGTTTTTGCGCACTTGACTCGCTTCATCTTCAACTGCCGATCGAAGCAAAACAAGGTTGCGCGTAGAACGGGACGACTTGGCGGCCGAGACTTCGGCGAGGCGCAACGAGCAATGGTGAGTGTTGTGCAGCAATTTGTCTACAAGGATGAGATCGATTGCATTCAGAAGAACCGTGCCGTCAAGGGAAAGCTGCGAAACCTGAACCCGATATACGACAAAGACGACAAGCTGCTCCGGGTCGGCGGTCGTATAAGAAATTCGGATCTGCCCAAGGACCAGAAACACCCAATGATCCTGCCGGAAAACAACCACTTCACGGAGATCCTTATCAAAGCTCTGCATAAGGAACATCTCCACGTTGGACTCAACGGACTGCTTGCGGTCATCCGACGACGGTTCTGGCCAGTAAACGCTAAACGAACCATCCACCGGGTCCTGAAAGGGTGCGTAGACTGCTTCCGGGTGAACCCAACGGACGTCCAGCAGTACATGGGTGACCTGCCGAGCTGCCGAGTGACCGCTTCCCAACCGTTTGCCAGGACTGGAATGGATTACGCCGGGCCGTTCTACGTCAAAGTGGGACGTATGAGATCGAAGGTGAAGGTGTACGTGTGTCTTTTTGTGTGCATGGCAATCAAGGCCGTACACCTAGAGTTGGTGGGCTCCCTGACGACGGAAGGATTCCTGGCAGCTCTACAGCGATTTGTGAACCGACGAGGGACGCCGTCCGAACTATATTCTGATAACGGAACAAACTTTCGAGGAGGAAATCGAGAGCTGTCAGAATTAGTCGAGTTGCTGCGATCCCAGATTCTGCAGGAGAAGGTGGATGCATTTTGCCAGCCGAGGGGAATCACCTGGAACTTTAACCCCCCCAAGGCACCCCACCAAGGAGGCATTTGGGAAGCGAACGTGAAATGCATGAAGTCGCACCTGTGCAAGACCTTGACTGAGAGCTACCTGAATTTTGAAGAACTGAACACCTTGCTCATCCAGGTAGAAGGAATCCTCAACTCAAGGCCCCTTGTGCAGCTGACGGACGACCCCTTCGATTACGAAGCACTGAGTCCCGGCCATTTTTTGGTTGGACGAGAATTGACCGCAGTGGCGGAGCCACTGTACGATGATTGGAAGGAGTCGAGTCTGTCCCGATACCAACTGGTTCAGAAACGTATGCAGCACTTTTGGAAGCGATGGTCAAGCGAATACGTCACTGGACTGCAGAAGCGGGGCAAATGGTACAAGGAACCTGCGCTACTTCGGAAGGGAATGCTAGTGCTCTTGAAGGAAGACAACGTGCCACCGAAGACTTGGAAGCTAGGCCGCATCATCGAAACACATCCAGGGAAGGACGGGATCGTACGTGTGATCACGGTGCGCACAGGCAACGGAGTCTACAAGCGGCCGACGACGCAGGTTGCGGTTCTACCCATAGACGACAACACAGTTCCAGCGGAGTCCTAG
- the LOC120418271 gene encoding uncharacterized protein LOC120418271, which yields MGENTFTKYTNYTVKELESYVADPNACVKKLEWNDMLSVLPKYLGDIREGVRACLSQKIGTYDRKVDGIILAYKNTKILSPLSATHPNSVRVYVKTRADFYVFRPQSGSIIGGTVRYVSSNYISAVIYRVFNVTIKLQTHKIQNIVRGKEINFVIKSYDMKSDLPSIEGELIPEKDANKPQLNGNIKSEARHNGGTARIKSSIGSDDSDDLEPEAQRSAEECDIKPAPSPVKAPKEQKRKKVKQEPVPTELIEEESIGDEMDSSIRALLSTYEDQLNDSTETNGTIGINGTIKQEAVDAPSSSKKIKKKKRKSQKIDALEAELLEKFAAQCDEPDAPLTNGHTNGETSEEPVTPKVEKSRKRKKKHSSSEADEFEASIMSSLLKIASEKSVADDATPIRKAVKKSRKSVRFDDTIMEASFNTFDTSEQLEISQLPAPNLSSTLK from the exons atggGAGAAAATACGTTTACAAAGTACACAAACTACACCGTGAAAGAGCTGGAGTCGTACGTGGCCGATCCGAACGCGTGTGTGAAAAAGCTAGAATGGAACGACATGTTATCGGTGCTGCCAAAGTACCTTGGCGACATCCGCGAGGGAGTGCGGGCGTGCTTGTCCCAGAAGATCGGAACCTACGACCGGAAGGTCGACGGCATTATTCTGGCTTACAAAAACACCAAGATCCTTAGCCCACTGTCGGCGACCCATCCAAACAGTGTCCGGGTGTACGTGAAAACAAGAGCGGATTTCTACGTTTTCCGGCCGCAAAGCGGTTCCATCATCGGTGGAACTGTGCGATACGTGTCCAGCAACTACATCAGTGCGGTCATCTACCGTGTGTTCAACGTGACGATAAAGCTGCAAACGCATAAGATCCAGAACATTGTCCGTGGGAAGGAGATCAATTTTGTGATCAAATCGTACGACATGAAAAGCGACCTGCCAAGTATCGAAGGCGAGTTGATTCCAGAAAAGGATGCGAACAAACCACAGTTAAACGGGAACATCAAGTCTGAAGCCAGGCATAATGGAGGTACGGCACGGATTAAATCTTCCATCGGCAGTGATGATTCCGACGATTTGGAACCGG aagcTCAAAGATCTGCTGAAGAATGCGACATAAAACCTGCTCCTTCACCGGTGAAAGCTCCTAAAGAACAAAAGCGTAAAAAGGTCAAACAGGAACCAGTTCCCACGGAACTCATTGAGGAAGAATCAATCGGCGACGAAATGGATAGCTCGATCCGTGCACTGCTAAGCACTTACGAAGACCAGCTTAATGATTCTACCGAAACAAATGGAACTATTGGAATTAACGGAACAATTAAGCAAGAAGCAGTTGATGCGCCCAGTTCGtccaagaaaattaagaaaaagaaaaggaaaAGCCAGAAAATTGATGCGCTGGAAGCCGAATTGCTTGAAAAATTTGCCGCTCAATGTGATGAACCAGATGCCCCGCTCACAAACGGCCACACGAATGGCGAGACCAGCGAAGAACCGGTGACGCCGAAGGTGGAAAAGTCCCGCAAGCGCAAGAAGAAGCACTCGAGCTCCGAAGCAGACGAGTTTGAAGCGTCGATCATGTCGTCCCTGTTGAAAATTGCATCGGAGAAATCGGTCGCGGACGATGCAACTCCGATCAGAAAGGCGGTCAAAAAGTCGCGCAAGTCGGTTCGATTCGACGATACCATTATGGAGGCATCCTTCAACACGTTTGACACGTCGGAGCAGTTGGAAATTTCGCAACTTCCTGCCCCGAACTTGTCGTCCACGTTGAAGTAA
- the LOC120418269 gene encoding zinc finger protein 431-like has translation MDKQPLNAERICRTCLVEADSLSSIFTDDSKLNCSFATMVSDCSAMKVNENDGLPDKICSKCAESARSAFVFRRQCNSSYETLCTVLAPEQFSLTPQKRPRGRPRKQPASTVVAAAKEEQREELTVQVECLPELTQDGDSSEEISVDCKMEVFEGVEYLADSFDDVVKQIKNEPSMESDANRLDEDSADDAVGMSTRGSGRHACKHCDRVFSRGTHLRRHLLTHSKMRPFPCRFCPKLFARSDAVAKHELTHSEAGVRKSPSHEAEPMLFFDADFANDFGAADNDDDDELIVEISEAAQAEEQLEEQNAEEKEMPGKFACQYCDKTFGRTTHLRRHILTHTKEKQYQCTVCSKAFARSDHLAKHESQHSGERPFKCELCDKSFKRAEHLRNHIESKHSDKEPTKKTEICDICQKGFTTPQTLKNHRKSHFEAKVLNCKHCDAQFTDRELYREHTKQEHTNPKGFLCSECGQSFVRNDYLLVHMRRHNGIKPYRCKFCPKAFPRATDLNVHEKYHTNEKTHLCTICGKGFHRHYNLVVHSRTHNGLKPYKCPHCPKSFAQGNDLKAHIRRHTGERYKCDICDQGFIQFYQLTNHRRSVHNIDPAKLGRRVTKYVTPTAQEQQVLLQQHQQQLVSLQQQQKELEQQQQQGWDFEHMGRDPDLEKRILEIKERIHDAEREIEEINNRIQEELGRHQEAPEDQEGTSYPHPSYGQQFLNDPSALPSAFADSVVKTEKPQGH, from the exons ATGGACAAACAACCACTTAACGCGGAGCGCATCTGTCGGACGTGCCTGGTCGAGGCGGACAGTCTCTCCAGTATATTCACCGACGATTCCAAGCTAAACTGCTCCTTCGCGACGATGGTCAGCGACTGCAGCGCAATGAAG GTTAACGAAAACGATGGTCTGCCGGACAAAATTTGCAGCAAGTGCGCGGAATCGGCCCGCAGTGCGTTTGTCTTCCGGCGGCAGTGCAACTCGTCGTACGAAACGCTTTGCACGGTGCTGGCACCCGAGCAGTTCTCCTTAACGCCCCAGAAGCGGCCTCGCGGTAGGCCGCGGAAGCAGCCGGCTAGcacggtggtggcggcggccaAGGAGGAACAGAGGGAAGAGCTGACGGTACAGGTGGAATGTCTGCCGGAGTTGACCCAGGATGGAGATTCCAG tgaAGAGATATCTGTAGACTGTAAAATGGAAGTATTCGAGGGGGTAGAATATCTGGCCGATTCCTTTGATGATGTAGTGAAGCAAATCAAGAATGAACCTTCGATGGAGAGCGATGCAAACAGACTGGATGAGGATTCGGCGGACGATGCCGTAGGGATGAGTACGCGAGGATCTGGTAGACATGCTTGTAAACACTGTGATCGTGTCTTCAGCAGAGGGACGCACCTTCGACGACATCTCCTGACCCACTCCAAAATGAGGCCGTTTCCTTGCCGGTTTTGTCCCAAACTGTTTGCCCGGAGTGATGCCGTGGCCAAGCACGAACTGACTCATTCGGAGGCGGGAGTTAGGAAAAGTCCCAGCCATGAAGCGGAACCGATGCTATTCTTTGATGCTGATTTCGCCAACGATTTCGGAGCAGCCGataatgacgacgacgacgaacttATTGTAGAAATTAGTGAAGCTGCACAAGCTGAGGAGCAATTAGAGGAACAAAACGCAGAAGAAAAAGAAATGCCAGGCAAATTTGCTTGCCAATACTGCGATAAAACATTTGGAAGGACAACGCACTTGCGCAGGCACATTCTTACCCACACAAAGGAAAAGCAGTATCAGTGCACAGTTTGTTCGAAAGCATTTGCCCGTAGCGATCATCTGGCTAAACATGAGTCCCAACATTCAGGAGAGCGACCCTTCAAGTGCGAATTGTGCGATAAG TCCTTCAAACGGGCGGAACATCTCCGGAATCACATCGAGTCCAAGCACAGCGACAAGGAACCGACGAAAAAAACCGAAATTTGCGACATTTGCCAAAAGGGGTTTACCACGCCACAAACGTTGAAGAATCATCGCAAATCCCACTTTGAGGCGAAAGTCCTAAACTGCAAGCATTGCGATGCCCAGTTTACCGACCGGGAGCTGTACCGCGAGCACACAAAGCAGGAACACACAAATCCCAAGGGATTCCTGTGTTCCGAATGTGGTCAAAGTTTTGTGAGGAACGATTACCTTCTGGTCCATATGCGTCGTCACAACGGAATCAAGCCCTATCGCTGCAAGTTTTGTCCGAAAGCGTTCCCCAGGGCTACGGATTTAAAT GTTCACGAAAAGTACCACACCAACGAGAAAACTCATCTCTGCACCATATGCGGAAAAGGCTTCCATCGTCATTACAATTTGGTGGTCCACAGCCGCACCCACAACGGATTGAAGCCCTACAAATGCCCTCACTGTCCAAAGTCGTTCGCCCAGGGCAATGACTTGAAAGCCCACATCCGGCGCCACACGGGAGAGCGCTACAAGTGCGACATTTGCGACCAGGGATTCATCCAGTTCTACCAACTTACCAACCATCGGCGCTCCGTTCACAACATCGATCCGGCCAAACTGGGCCGGCGGGTCACAAAGTACGTGACGCCCACCGCGCAGGAGCAGCAGGTTCTGCTCCAACAGCACCAGCAGCAACTCGTTtcgttgcagcagcagcaaaaagagctcgaacagcaacagcagcagggctgggactttgaacaCATGGGGCGGGATCCGGACCTGGAGAAGAGAATCCTCGAGATCAAGGAACGCATTCATGATGCCGAGAGAGAG ATTGAGGAAATCAACAACCGAATCCAGGAGGAACTCGGCCGGCACCAGGAGGCACCGGAAGATCAGGAAGGCACCAGCTATCCGCATCCGTCTTACGGCCAGCAGTTTCTGAACGATCCCAGTGCGCTTCCCTCGGCGTTCGCGGATTCGGTCGTGAAAACCGAAAAGCCCCAAGGACACTAA